DNA from Paraburkholderia sp. BL10I2N1:
CGTGATGCGCGACTGTAGCGGCTTCTTCAGGTGAGCCAGCTTCTGCCGCGTTTCGGCTTCCAGACGACGCTGCTCCTTCCTGTTTATGGCCGGATCGCCGGTGCCTTCAGTCGAGCCCGACGCGGACGCGGCCTTGGCCGCCGCGCGCTGGTCGGCGGCATGTTGCAGCAGCCAGTCGCGATAGTCGTCCAGATCGCCGTCGAACGGCTGCAGCCGGTGCTTCGCGACGAGCATGAACTGGTCAGTGGTGGCCCGCAACAGGTGGCGATCGTGGGATACGAGGATCAGCGTGCCTTCGAACTGCGCCAGCGCCATTGTGAGCGCATGCCGCGTTTCGAGGTCGAGGTGATTCGTTGGTTCGTCGAGCAGCAGTAGGTTTGGCTTCTGCCAGATGATAAGCGCAAGGGCGAGACGCGCCTTTTCGCCGCCCGAGAACGGTGCGATTGCAGCCGTTGCCATGTCGCCCGAGAAATTGAAGCTGCCGAGGAAGTCGCGCAGTTCCTGCTCCCGAGTGTCGGGCGCAAGGCGGGCGAGATGTTGCAACGGTGAGTCGTCCGGCCGAAGTGTTTCGAGTTGATGTTGTGCGAAATAGCCGATGCGCAGGCCTCTGCCTTCGCGCACGTGACCGCCAAGCGGGGCAAGCGTGCCGGCAAGAGTCTTGATCAGCGTCGACTTGCCCTGGCCGTTGGCGCCAAGCAGACCGATACGCTGCCCGTTCTGGATCGATAGCGTGACATGCCAGACGATCGGAATTTCGCCCCCTTCTTCTGACCGGTAGCCGCAGAGCACGTCTTCCATCACCATCATCGGGTTCGGCGCGGAGTCTGGCGTGCGGAATTCGAACGTGAACGGCGAAGAGGCGTGCGCCGGCGCAATCAACTCCATCCGCTCGAGCGCCTTTACCCGGCTCTGCGCCTGACGCGCCTTGGTGGCCTGGGCCTTGAAGCGGTTGATGTAGCTCTGCAGATGTTCGACGGTTTTTTGCTGCTTTTCATACGCGCTTTGTTGCAGCGCAATCTGTTGCGCACGCAGGATTTCGAACTGCGAGTAGTTGCCGCCGTAGCGCTTGATTTGCTGGTTCTCGAGGTGCAATGTGACATTGCAGACTGAATCGAGGAACTCGCGGTCGTGCGAGATCACAATCAGGGTGCCCGGATAGCGGTGCAGCCATTCTTCGAGCCACACGATCGCGTCGAGGTCCAGGTGGTTCGTCGGTTCGTCGAGCAGCAGCAGGTCGGAGCGGCACATCAGCGCCTGGGCCAGATTCAGGCGCATACGCCAGCCGCCGGAAAAACTGCTGACCGGTTCGCGCGTCTGTTCGAGCGTGAAGCCGAGGCCGAGCAGCAATGCTTCCGCCCGTGCCGGCGCGGTGTACCCATCGGCGTCGGCGAAGGCGGCATGCGCTTCGCCTTCGGCCGCACCATCGTGTGCAGCGGACGCGGCGGCGATGCGCGCTTCGATCGCGCGCAACGCAGTATCGCCGTCGAGCGTGTAGGCGAGGGCGGTCTTGTCGGCAGCGGGCGTTTCCTGGGCGACGTGTGCGATCTGCCACGTCGGCGGCATCGAGAAATCGCCGGCGTCAGCGTGCAGTTCGCCGAGTAGAACGGCGAACAGGGTTGACTTGCCCGCGCCGTTCGCACCCACGAGACCGGCTTTTTCGCCAGGGTTGAGCGTGAACGTGGTTTGTTCGAAGAGCGGTTTGGTGCCGCGCGCGAGGCTGAACTGATTGAAGCGGATCACAAGATGGCCGGCCGGGAAAAAACGCTATTTTAGACTGTGCCGCGTGATGCAGGCATCGGCCGTTCGGCCGGCTGTCGCCGGGCGGCTTTTCGCTTAGACTGGGCGCTTTCCGCTGGAGGACACATGACATCGATTTACACGTTTTCCGCTACCACGCTGGGCGGTGAGCCAATCGGGCTGGAGCGGTATCAGGGCAAGGTGCTGCTGATCGTCAATACCGCGAGCGAATGCGGTTTCACGCCGCAGTATGCCGGTCTGCAGAAACTGCATGAGCAGTACGCTGCTCGTGGGCTCGAGGTGCTGGGGTTTCCGTGCAATCAGTTCGGCAAACAGGAGCCGGGCGATGCCGCGCAGATCGGCAGTTTCTGCGAAAAGAACTATGGCGTTACGTTTCAGATGTTCGACAAGATCGACGTCAATGGGGCAAACGCGCATCCTCTCTACCAGTACCTGACAGGCGAAGCGCCCGGATTGCTCGGGCTCGAGGCGATCAAGTGGAATTTCACCAAGTTCCTCATTGGCCGCGACGGCACCGTCATCAAGCGATACGCGCCGCTCACCAAACCTGAAGCCATCGTCGCGGATATCGAGAAGGCGCTATAGGCGTCGTGTTCTGGCGTTGCCACGTCAGGCGGAAATCCAAAGGCGCTCAGAGCACAGGCGAGAACAGTCGGGCCACGTGCATCGCCACCCTTCGCCAGGCGGGGGCTTTTCTGTATTCGTCCCGGTTGATTTCGAACGCCTCCTGGAAATCCTTCACGAGCATCGCTTCGACTTCGGCGGCGAACTTGCGGTCGACGGTCAACACCATGATCTCGAAGTTCAGGCGGAACGACCGGTTATCCAGATTCGCGCTGCCGACCGCTGCGGCGATGCTGTCGATCAGCACCACTTTCTCGTGCAGAAAGCCCGGCCGGTAGCGAAAGATCCGCACACCGGCGCGCACGGCGTCGTACGCATACAGCTTCGACGCCTCGAATACGACAATGTGATCGCGCCTGCACGGGATCAGGATTCGTACGTCCACGCCGCGCATCGCGGCGAGCCGCAGCGCGGAGGACACGGCTTCGTCGGGGATGAGATACGGCGTCGTGATCCAGATGCGTTCCTGCGCGGCATTGATTGCTTCGACGAAAAACAGCGAGCAGGTGTCCACCTTGTCGGCCGGCCCGCTGGGGATGACGAGGCAATGCATGCCTTCGTCGGTCGATTCGCGCGACGGCGCTTCGAACGGTGGCAACTGCTGCGTGGCCCAGTACCAGTCTTCCGTGAAGACGAACTGGATGCTTGCCACCGCGGGGCCGCGCACCTCGATGTGCGTGTCGCGCCATGGCGAGAGTGGCGGATGCCCGCCCAGATACTCGACGCCAACGTTATGGCCACCGACAAACGCACGTTCGCCGTCGACCACCACGATCTTTCGGTGATTGCGGAAATTGAGCTGGAAGCGGTTGACGAACTTCCGGTTGGTTGCGAACGGGTGCACGTCGACGCCTCCCGCACGAAGGGCCGCCGTATAGCGGTGCGGCAGGTCGAAACTGCCGATGCTGTCATACAGGAAAAAGATGCGCACACCCTGCGCGGCCTTCGCCAGCAGCGCGTCCTTGAGCATTTCACCGAGCGCGTCGGCCTTCACGATGAAGAACTGCACGATCACGTACTTCTGCGCGGCGTCGATCGCTTCAAGGATCGATGCGAACGTGGCTTCTCCATTGACCAGTGTGCGAACCGTATTACCCGAGAGAAAAGGCATGCCGCCCAGCAGCGTCAGCGAGCGGATCACGCGATGACCCAGTTCGTCGGTAGGGCGTCCGCTGGACGATACGCATGTATCCCACTCAATCGGATGAGAGAGAGTGCGCAGCGATTCGTTCTCGATCCGGCGCGCGTCCGCGTAGCCCGCAAACTTGCTGCGGCCAAGGAACAGATACGGCACGAGCGTCAGATAGGGCATCGCGACGAGCGATACCGCCCATGCAATCGCGCCTTGCGACGTACGGGTGTTCAGGATGGCGTGGCAGGCCGCGATCGTGCCCAGCACGTGAGCGAGCGCGACCAGTGTCCCCAGATGAAGCAGGTCGAATTGCATAAGCATCCGAAATATTCCCGCCGACGCCTCCCCGTGGAAGCGCCGAAGGCAGTCTTCTTATCTTACCGAACCTGATGCTCGACCTGTCGGGTGCGTCGCGCCCGAACTGACGACGTCGTCACACCGCGCAACGCGGCACGGCCGTCCTGAAGACGGCATGTGACGAACAAGCCAGATCTCAGCCTGGCAGATCGGCGGCCTGGATCAGGAACACGTTGTCGTCGCCGGCGCTCGTCGACAGCCAGACGAGGTCGAGCCCGCCGAATGCCGCTTCGACGTTTGCCCGCTCGTTGCCGATTTCGACGACCAGCACGCCCTCGTCGGTCAGCCAGTTTCGGGCTTCGCCGATGATGCGGCGCACGATGTCCATGCCGTCCGCGCCGCCCGCAAGCGCCATCTCCGGTTCGTGGCGGTATTCGGCGGGCAGGGATTTCATCGACTCCGCGTTGACGTATGGCGGATTCGCGATGATCACGTCATAGCGGCGCTCGGCCAATGGCGCGAACAGATCGCCTTCGAAGAGTGCGATGCGGTCGTCGAGCGAATACTCGGCGACGTTTTTCCCGGCGACTTCGAGCGCGGGCGCGGACAGGTCGACCGCATCGATATCGGCATTCGGAAACGCATGCGCCGCGAGGATCGCGAGCGAGGCCGAGCCGGTGCACAGCTCCAGCACTGCGCTGACCTGCTCAGGATCCTCGACATACGGCTGCAGGCCATCCTGCAACAGCTCGCCGATGAACGAGCGCGGCACGATGACCCGCTCGTCGACATGAAAGCGGAAGCCATGCATCCACGCTTCCTGCGTGATGTACGCGGCGGGCACGCGATCGGTGGCGCGACGCTCGATCACGCGCAAAATCGCGTCGACTTCGGTGGCGGTCAGCTTCGCATCGAGAAACGGATCGAGCAGATCGAGCGGCAGATGCAGCGAATGGAGGATCAGATAGGCGGCTTCGT
Protein-coding regions in this window:
- a CDS encoding ATP-binding cassette domain-containing protein, yielding MIRFNQFSLARGTKPLFEQTTFTLNPGEKAGLVGANGAGKSTLFAVLLGELHADAGDFSMPPTWQIAHVAQETPAADKTALAYTLDGDTALRAIEARIAAASAAHDGAAEGEAHAAFADADGYTAPARAEALLLGLGFTLEQTREPVSSFSGGWRMRLNLAQALMCRSDLLLLDEPTNHLDLDAIVWLEEWLHRYPGTLIVISHDREFLDSVCNVTLHLENQQIKRYGGNYSQFEILRAQQIALQQSAYEKQQKTVEHLQSYINRFKAQATKARQAQSRVKALERMELIAPAHASSPFTFEFRTPDSAPNPMMVMEDVLCGYRSEEGGEIPIVWHVTLSIQNGQRIGLLGANGQGKSTLIKTLAGTLAPLGGHVREGRGLRIGYFAQHQLETLRPDDSPLQHLARLAPDTREQELRDFLGSFNFSGDMATAAIAPFSGGEKARLALALIIWQKPNLLLLDEPTNHLDLETRHALTMALAQFEGTLILVSHDRHLLRATTDQFMLVAKHRLQPFDGDLDDYRDWLLQHAADQRAAAKAASASGSTEGTGDPAINRKEQRRLEAETRQKLAHLKKPLQSRITKIEKEMDTLNAEKATLDAVVADPASYEPDQKAKLTDTIRRQADVTARLETLEAEWLEKHEELEQIG
- the prmB gene encoding 50S ribosomal protein L3 N(5)-glutamine methyltransferase, whose amino-acid sequence is MTLPFSTVRDLLRFAVTRFNQGQLSFGHGSSNAYDEAAYLILHSLHLPLDLLDPFLDAKLTATEVDAILRVIERRATDRVPAAYITQEAWMHGFRFHVDERVIVPRSFIGELLQDGLQPYVEDPEQVSAVLELCTGSASLAILAAHAFPNADIDAVDLSAPALEVAGKNVAEYSLDDRIALFEGDLFAPLAERRYDVIIANPPYVNAESMKSLPAEYRHEPEMALAGGADGMDIVRRIIGEARNWLTDEGVLVVEIGNERANVEAAFGGLDLVWLSTSAGDDNVFLIQAADLPG
- a CDS encoding glutathione peroxidase → MTSIYTFSATTLGGEPIGLERYQGKVLLIVNTASECGFTPQYAGLQKLHEQYAARGLEVLGFPCNQFGKQEPGDAAQIGSFCEKNYGVTFQMFDKIDVNGANAHPLYQYLTGEAPGLLGLEAIKWNFTKFLIGRDGTVIKRYAPLTKPEAIVADIEKAL
- the cls gene encoding cardiolipin synthase → MQFDLLHLGTLVALAHVLGTIAACHAILNTRTSQGAIAWAVSLVAMPYLTLVPYLFLGRSKFAGYADARRIENESLRTLSHPIEWDTCVSSSGRPTDELGHRVIRSLTLLGGMPFLSGNTVRTLVNGEATFASILEAIDAAQKYVIVQFFIVKADALGEMLKDALLAKAAQGVRIFFLYDSIGSFDLPHRYTAALRAGGVDVHPFATNRKFVNRFQLNFRNHRKIVVVDGERAFVGGHNVGVEYLGGHPPLSPWRDTHIEVRGPAVASIQFVFTEDWYWATQQLPPFEAPSRESTDEGMHCLVIPSGPADKVDTCSLFFVEAINAAQERIWITTPYLIPDEAVSSALRLAAMRGVDVRILIPCRRDHIVVFEASKLYAYDAVRAGVRIFRYRPGFLHEKVVLIDSIAAAVGSANLDNRSFRLNFEIMVLTVDRKFAAEVEAMLVKDFQEAFEINRDEYRKAPAWRRVAMHVARLFSPVL